In a single window of the Cupriavidus sp. P-10 genome:
- the araD gene encoding L-arabinonate dehydratase, producing MTARKKTPDALRSARWFAPDDLRSSGHRSRIMQMGYSPGEWMGKPVIAIINTWSDINPCHAHFKQRVDDVKRGILQAGGFPIELPAISLSESSVKPTTMLYRNFLAMEAEELIRSHPIDGAVLMGGCDKTTPGLLMGATSAGVPAIFVPAGPMLRGNYKGNVLGSGSDAWKYWDERRAGNITDAQWTGIEAGIARSHGTCMTMGTASTMTAIAEAIGMTLPGASSIPAADANHIRMCSEAGRRIVDMVWEDLTPQRIQTHQAYENAIAVAMAMGCSTNAIIHLIAMARRAGHDIGLEDFDAASRRVPVIANIRPSGDKYLMEDFFYAGGLPALMQRISDRLHLDALTITGRPLGETIAHAEVYNDDVIRTPENALYQEGALAVLKGNIAPDGCVIKPSACEKRFFRHTGPALVFDDYPSMKEAVERDDLDVTADHVLILRNAGPQGGPGMPEWGMLPIPKKLVKQGVRDMLRMSDARMSGTSYGACILHVSPESYVGGPFALVRTGDLISVDIERRSIHLEVSDEELARRRAEWTPPPPRFERGYGWMFSRHIRQANEGCDFDFLQTDFGAPTGEPSIY from the coding sequence ATGACGGCTCGCAAGAAAACGCCGGACGCGCTGCGCAGCGCGCGCTGGTTCGCACCCGATGACCTGCGTTCGTCGGGCCATCGGTCCCGGATCATGCAGATGGGCTACTCGCCGGGCGAGTGGATGGGCAAGCCGGTCATCGCCATCATCAATACGTGGTCGGACATCAATCCCTGCCACGCCCACTTCAAGCAGCGCGTCGACGACGTCAAGCGCGGCATCCTGCAGGCCGGCGGCTTCCCGATCGAACTGCCGGCGATCTCGCTGTCGGAAAGCTCGGTCAAGCCGACCACCATGCTCTATCGCAATTTCCTCGCGATGGAGGCGGAAGAGCTGATCCGCTCGCACCCGATCGACGGCGCCGTGCTGATGGGCGGCTGCGACAAGACCACGCCGGGCCTGCTGATGGGCGCCACCAGCGCCGGCGTACCGGCGATCTTCGTTCCCGCCGGACCGATGCTGCGTGGCAACTACAAGGGCAACGTGCTGGGTTCCGGCTCGGACGCGTGGAAATACTGGGACGAGCGCCGCGCCGGCAATATCACCGACGCGCAGTGGACCGGCATCGAGGCCGGCATCGCCCGCAGCCACGGCACCTGCATGACCATGGGCACGGCCAGCACGATGACGGCCATCGCCGAAGCCATCGGCATGACGCTGCCCGGCGCTTCGTCGATCCCGGCGGCCGACGCCAACCATATCCGCATGTGCTCCGAGGCCGGCCGCCGCATCGTCGACATGGTGTGGGAAGACCTGACGCCGCAGCGCATCCAGACGCACCAGGCCTATGAAAACGCAATCGCGGTGGCGATGGCGATGGGTTGCTCGACCAACGCGATCATCCACCTCATCGCCATGGCCCGGCGCGCCGGCCATGACATCGGCCTCGAAGACTTCGATGCTGCCAGCCGGCGCGTGCCGGTGATCGCCAATATCCGGCCCAGCGGCGACAAATACCTGATGGAGGATTTCTTCTACGCGGGCGGGCTGCCTGCGCTGATGCAGCGCATCAGCGACCGCCTGCACCTGGACGCGCTCACCATTACCGGCCGCCCGCTGGGCGAAACCATCGCCCATGCCGAGGTCTACAACGACGACGTGATCCGCACGCCGGAGAACGCGCTGTACCAGGAGGGTGCGCTGGCGGTGCTGAAGGGCAACATCGCGCCGGACGGCTGCGTGATCAAGCCCAGCGCGTGCGAGAAACGGTTCTTCCGCCACACCGGCCCGGCGCTGGTGTTCGACGACTATCCGTCGATGAAGGAGGCGGTGGAGCGCGATGACCTCGACGTCACCGCCGACCACGTGCTGATCCTGCGCAACGCCGGCCCGCAGGGCGGCCCCGGCATGCCGGAGTGGGGCATGCTGCCGATCCCGAAGAAGCTGGTGAAGCAGGGCGTGCGCGACATGCTGCGCATGTCAGACGCGCGCATGAGCGGCACCAGCTACGGCGCCTGCATCCTCCATGTCTCGCCCGAATCGTATGTCGGCGGACCGTTCGCACTGGTGCGCACCGGCGACCTGATCTCGGTCGATATCGAACGGCGCAGCATCCACCTGGAAGTCTCCGATGAAGAACTGGCGCGCCGCCGTGCGGAGTGGACGCCGCCGCCGCCGCGTTTCGAGCGCGGCTATGGCTGGATGTTCTCCCGGCATATCCGCCAGGCCAACGAAGGCTGCGACTTCGATTTCCTGCAAACCGACTTCGGCGCGCCGACCGGCGAACCGAGCATCTACTGA
- a CDS encoding ribonuclease activity regulator RraA, with amino-acid sequence MTRLSPAVRDQLKTVSTATLCTALFKRGLRNQFIQDVRPLNPEGGTMVGEAFTLRYIPAREDLNPITVFQDPAHPQRQAIEQCPPGAVLVIDSRKDARAASAGSILVTRLMQRGGAGIVTDGGFRDSPEIARMAMPAYHHRPSAPTNLTLHQALEFNVPIGCGDVAVFPGDVMVGDGEGVIVIPAHLAEEIAAEAVEMTAFEDFVTEEVSKGRSIIGLYPPTSEQAREDFAAWRKANGR; translated from the coding sequence ATGACCCGACTCAGCCCCGCGGTACGGGACCAGCTCAAGACCGTCAGCACCGCCACGCTGTGCACCGCGCTGTTCAAGCGCGGCCTGCGCAACCAGTTCATCCAGGATGTACGCCCGCTGAACCCGGAAGGCGGCACCATGGTGGGCGAGGCCTTCACGCTGCGCTATATCCCGGCGCGCGAAGACCTCAACCCCATCACCGTGTTCCAGGACCCCGCGCATCCGCAGCGGCAGGCGATCGAGCAATGTCCGCCGGGCGCGGTGCTGGTGATCGACAGCCGCAAGGATGCGCGCGCGGCCTCGGCCGGCTCGATCCTGGTCACGCGGCTGATGCAGCGCGGCGGCGCCGGCATCGTCACCGACGGCGGCTTCCGCGATTCGCCCGAGATCGCGCGGATGGCGATGCCGGCCTACCATCACCGGCCTTCTGCGCCGACCAACCTGACGCTGCACCAGGCGCTGGAGTTCAACGTGCCGATCGGCTGCGGCGATGTCGCGGTGTTTCCGGGCGACGTGATGGTCGGCGACGGCGAGGGCGTGATCGTGATCCCGGCGCACCTGGCCGAAGAGATCGCCGCCGAGGCCGTGGAGATGACTGCGTTCGAGGACTTTGTCACCGAGGAAGTGAGCAAGGGCCGCTCGATCATCGGGCTCTACCCGCCGACGAGCGAGCAGGCACGCGAGGACTTCGCGGCCTGGCGCAAGGCCAACGGCCGCTAG
- a CDS encoding Bug family tripartite tricarboxylate transporter substrate binding protein: MQQGIAAARRGARTLAACVAFGIGALSAPVQAQDKWPSRPITWVVPFAAGGSTDIVARTIGQEVSRALGQPVVVENRPGAAGAVGAGYVARAKADGYTLFGGTISTHAINASLYKNLSYDPVKDFEPVSLVGYVPNVLMVNAELPVSNVQELIAYAKKKNGLSFASSGAGTSTHLAGELFADLVHVPMTHVPYKGSPQAVQDVAAGLVPFLFDQLTAGEAMIKAGKLRALAVTSPKRSALLPKVPTMAEAGVSGFEMVSWQALYAPRGTPTEIVQRLNAEVVRALKQPAVQQRLNQQLGMEIVGSTPAELAGLMDKEIPRWAALVKKSGARAE; the protein is encoded by the coding sequence ATGCAGCAAGGCATTGCAGCCGCAAGGCGCGGCGCCCGCACGCTGGCCGCGTGCGTGGCTTTTGGCATCGGCGCGCTGAGCGCGCCGGTGCAGGCGCAGGACAAATGGCCGTCGCGGCCGATCACGTGGGTGGTGCCCTTTGCGGCCGGCGGCTCGACCGATATCGTCGCGCGCACCATTGGCCAGGAAGTGTCGCGTGCCCTCGGCCAGCCGGTGGTGGTGGAGAACCGGCCCGGCGCCGCGGGCGCGGTCGGTGCGGGCTATGTGGCGCGCGCCAAGGCGGACGGCTACACGCTGTTCGGCGGCACCATCAGCACCCACGCCATCAACGCCAGCCTGTACAAGAACCTGTCGTATGACCCGGTCAAGGACTTCGAGCCGGTCAGCCTGGTCGGCTATGTGCCGAACGTGCTGATGGTGAACGCGGAGCTGCCCGTCAGCAACGTGCAGGAACTGATCGCCTACGCGAAAAAGAAAAACGGCCTCAGTTTCGCCTCGTCCGGCGCGGGCACGTCGACCCATCTCGCCGGCGAGCTGTTCGCCGACCTGGTCCACGTGCCGATGACCCACGTGCCATACAAGGGCAGCCCGCAGGCCGTGCAGGACGTGGCGGCGGGGCTGGTGCCGTTCCTGTTCGACCAGCTTACCGCGGGCGAGGCCATGATCAAGGCCGGCAAGCTGCGCGCGCTGGCCGTGACTTCGCCGAAGCGCTCGGCGCTGCTGCCCAAGGTGCCGACCATGGCCGAGGCTGGCGTCAGCGGGTTTGAGATGGTGTCGTGGCAGGCGCTGTATGCCCCGCGTGGCACGCCGACGGAAATCGTCCAGCGCCTCAACGCCGAAGTCGTTCGTGCGCTGAAGCAGCCCGCGGTGCAGCAGCGGCTGAACCAGCAGCTGGGCATGGAGATCGTGGGCAGCACGCCCGCGGAGCTGGCCGGGCTGATGGACAAGGAGATTCCGCGCTGGGCGGCGTTGGTGAAGAAGTCGGGGGCGAGGGCGGAATAA